In the Arachis ipaensis cultivar K30076 chromosome B10, Araip1.1, whole genome shotgun sequence genome, one interval contains:
- the LOC107619943 gene encoding mavicyanin-like — MANLFRSCSLLLSVSLIIILCVPSRVNCTEFEVGGHDGWIVPKSRDNDQMYNQWASQNRFKVDDTLRFKYSKDSVLVVSEEEYESCRSTKPLFFSNNGDTVFKFEHPGVYYFISGVRGHCDKGQKMIVKVLAVHNPKPEPPHSHSPAAAPAFTPASTPAPSPSHHSNAARPIPLLSITNLPLFLILLLPMLFA, encoded by the exons ATGGCCAATCTATTCAGAAGTTGTTCATTATTACTTTCGGTTTCCTTGATTATTATATTGTGTGTGCCATCAAGAGTAAATTGTACTGAATTTGAAGTTGGGGGTCACGATGGCTGGATTGTTCCTAAGTCAAGAGACAACGATCAAATGTATAACCAATGGGCATCCCAGAACAGATTCAAAGTTGATGACACTCTTC GTTTCAAGTACTCTAAAGATTCGGTGTTGGTGGTGAGTGAAGAGGAGTATGAAAGCTGCAGATCCACTAAGCCACTATTCTTCTCCAACAATGGTGATACTGTCTTCAAATTTGAGCATCCTGGAGTGTACTACTTCATTAGCGGAGTTAGGGGCCACTGTGACAAAGGCCAGAAAATGATTGTTAAGGTTTTGGCCGTACATAATCCAAAGCCAGAGCCACCACATTCACACTCACCAGCAGCAGCACCAGCATTTACACCTGCATCTACACCTGCACCTTCTCCTTCTCATCATTCTAATGCTGCAAGACCAATTCCTCTTCTCAGCATAACTAACTTGCCGCTCTTTCTTATCTTACTTCTTCCTATGCTTTTTGCTTGA